A section of the Rhodospirillales bacterium genome encodes:
- a CDS encoding type II toxin-antitoxin system VapC family toxin, producing MTQGYLLDTSVFLRFMDAPERLPDAVSAILADPAARVYVSAVSFFEIAVKKAMKKAQVPDNLPETVAETGLSILPMTPEDAWKTLRLPYHHTDPYDRLLLAQAATHGLAIVSACDYFDAYAVPVLKI from the coding sequence ATGACGCAAGGCTATTTGCTGGATACATCCGTATTTTTGCGCTTCATGGACGCGCCGGAGCGCCTGCCCGACGCGGTTTCGGCGATTCTGGCCGATCCGGCCGCGCGGGTTTACGTTTCGGCGGTCAGTTTTTTCGAGATCGCGGTCAAAAAGGCGATGAAAAAAGCGCAAGTGCCGGACAACCTGCCTGAAACCGTGGCGGAAACGGGGCTGTCCATCCTGCCAATGACTCCGGAGGACGCGTGGAAAACCCTGCGCCTGCCCTATCACCATACCGATCCTTACGACCGGCTGTTGCTGGCGCAGGCGGCGACGCACGGGCTTGCGATTGTCAGCGCATGCGATTATTTCGACGCCTATGCCGTTCCCGTTCTTAAAATTTAG
- a CDS encoding histidine phosphatase family protein, whose translation MLPARPFFLIRHGETVMNAKRLFCGGGVDTELNAEGRRQAFDVTKVLDAMPAHQRPTLIVHSDMVRTRQTTEILNSSLNLPVMADHDLREQMMGEWEKLPWSETLPLLHSGAKPKGGESRAEFGARVRTAFIRVLSNHAGERILIVGHGGTFHALQLIHGVDRRVFIPNATLHRFAPEPAHAPMPWRITYYRWKNALREDTAPICPSADAARTIYG comes from the coding sequence ATGCTGCCCGCACGCCCGTTTTTCCTGATCCGCCACGGCGAAACCGTGATGAACGCCAAACGCCTGTTTTGCGGCGGCGGCGTGGATACCGAGCTGAACGCCGAAGGGCGGCGGCAAGCCTTTGACGTGACCAAGGTTCTGGACGCCATGCCCGCCCACCAGCGCCCGACCCTGATCGTGCATTCCGACATGGTGCGCACACGGCAGACGACCGAAATCCTGAACAGCAGCCTGAATTTGCCGGTCATGGCCGATCACGATCTGCGCGAGCAGATGATGGGCGAATGGGAAAAACTGCCCTGGTCCGAGACCTTGCCCCTTTTGCACAGCGGCGCCAAACCCAAGGGCGGCGAAAGCCGCGCCGAATTCGGCGCACGGGTGCGGACGGCCTTTATCCGCGTTTTGTCGAACCATGCGGGCGAACGCATCCTGATCGTCGGCCATGGCGGAACGTTCCACGCACTGCAACTGATACACGGGGTGGACCGGCGCGTTTTCATCCCCAATGCCACGCTGCATCGATTCGCGCCAGAACCCGCGCACGCACCGATGCCGTGGCGGATCACTTATTACCGATGGAAAAACGCGCTGCGCGAGGATACCGCCCCGATCTGCCCCTCCGCAGACGCGGCGAGAACCATCTACGGATAA
- a CDS encoding type II toxin-antitoxin system prevent-host-death family antitoxin yields MINIHAAKTNLSKIIAGLEDGGEPVTIARAGKPVAVLSPATSPKKRRGGQLRGQIILADDFDAPDGRIFGIAP; encoded by the coding sequence ATGATTAATATTCATGCCGCCAAAACCAATCTGTCCAAAATCATCGCCGGGCTGGAGGACGGGGGCGAACCCGTCACCATCGCCCGCGCAGGAAAGCCGGTGGCCGTGCTGTCCCCCGCGACGTCCCCGAAAAAACGGCGCGGCGGGCAGTTGCGCGGGCAGATCATACTGGCGGACGATTTTGATGCCCCAGATGGGCGAATCTTCGGGATCGCGCCATGA
- the recO gene encoding DNA repair protein RecO, translating into MEKWGDQGIVLASRPHGEGAAVVTLLTARHGRHAGYVHGGATSQRLRAALQPGTRIDLDWHAQSMDQLGSFAVTDAAPPPPAAFDDPAGLCALQSVCAILDRALPEREPHPALFAGTCAWLDALAQERAVWAAALVFWELALLRELGFGLDLTKCVVTNGRDDLAYVSPKSGGAVSRAGAGEYRDRLLRLPSFLHGAGDLPDNADIRDGLKLAGHFLEHRLFAHTTCALPDARLRLPEFFA; encoded by the coding sequence TTGGAAAAATGGGGCGATCAGGGCATCGTGCTGGCATCCCGCCCGCATGGCGAGGGCGCGGCGGTGGTCACCTTGCTGACCGCGCGTCATGGCCGCCACGCAGGCTATGTGCATGGCGGCGCGACCAGCCAGCGTTTGCGCGCGGCGCTTCAGCCCGGCACGCGCATTGACTTGGATTGGCATGCGCAAAGCATGGACCAGTTGGGTAGTTTCGCGGTCACGGACGCCGCGCCGCCGCCGCCCGCCGCGTTCGACGATCCGGCGGGTTTGTGCGCACTGCAATCCGTCTGCGCCATTCTGGATCGTGCCTTGCCGGAGCGCGAACCACACCCCGCCTTGTTCGCGGGCACCTGTGCATGGCTGGACGCGCTGGCGCAGGAACGCGCGGTCTGGGCGGCGGCGCTGGTGTTTTGGGAACTCGCGCTGCTGCGCGAACTCGGCTTCGGGCTCGATCTGACGAAATGCGTGGTCACGAACGGCCGCGACGATCTGGCCTATGTCAGCCCGAAATCCGGCGGCGCGGTCAGCCGCGCGGGCGCGGGCGAATATCGCGATCGTCTGCTGCGCCTGCCGTCCTTTTTGCACGGCGCTGGCGACCTGCCGGATAACGCCGATATCCGCGACGGACTCAAACTCGCGGGCCATTTTCTCGAACATCGGCTGTTCGCGCACACCACCTGTGCCTTGCCCGATGCGCGCCTGCGCCTGCCGGAATTTTTTGCTTAA
- a CDS encoding methyltransferase domain-containing protein gives MSQYIAHARGYDLTARILGYSLLPRRIAALFAQVAGPFGEDAHILDFGIGTGRVTQALAKHTRARITGIDPAAPMLAIAQRKLAMHPRLHLVRGQYQPGVALPFADAVFDGAVSAGVFGHIPATPHLAGEFHRILKPGAAFVFTYEWLPLGEPGSADIVGERDYPEDLWNYAQTEPRVRDAFKKAGFDVISHTVMRAHFDPDLLNIRRYGVFSMRRPG, from the coding sequence ATGAGCCAATACATCGCCCATGCCCGCGGGTATGATTTGACCGCGCGCATCCTTGGTTACAGCCTGCTACCGCGCCGCATCGCGGCGCTGTTCGCGCAGGTGGCGGGGCCGTTCGGAGAAGACGCGCATATTCTTGATTTCGGCATCGGCACGGGCCGGGTGACACAAGCACTGGCGAAACACACGCGCGCACGGATTACCGGCATCGACCCCGCCGCGCCGATGCTGGCGATCGCGCAACGCAAGCTGGCGATGCATCCGCGCCTGCATCTGGTGCGCGGACAATATCAACCGGGCGTCGCCCTACCCTTCGCGGATGCCGTTTTCGACGGCGCGGTGTCGGCGGGCGTGTTCGGACACATTCCGGCCACGCCGCATCTTGCAGGCGAATTTCATCGCATCCTCAAACCGGGGGCGGCGTTCGTGTTCACCTATGAATGGCTGCCCTTGGGCGAACCCGGTTCAGCCGACATCGTCGGAGAGCGTGATTACCCGGAAGATTTGTGGAATTACGCGCAGACGGAGCCGCGCGTGCGCGATGCTTTTAAAAAGGCCGGGTTCGACGTAATTTCACATACCGTCATGCGGGCACATTTTGATCCAGATTTATTGAATATCCGTCGTTACGGCGTGTTCAGCATGCGCAGACCGGGTTAA